From Centropristis striata isolate RG_2023a ecotype Rhode Island chromosome 16, C.striata_1.0, whole genome shotgun sequence, a single genomic window includes:
- the LOC131988443 gene encoding uncharacterized protein LOC131988443 gives MGNFRQKLREAGCTELKINTRPSSTSEKRTLKRARKSEVNFMPDFPEGKTKHSLDEERTAMLTEMKKRKVDWKQIQAMMTSTFSLRRKEIVEDEPLVADIKQRWPALFSERQIEAEFARLTTVDLKGCLFAGLDKYLQRFIDIYRAKPGVVELKKLLTTLESDCSNQWKRTIVLMGLPHYLKEVPSNFYKKVQATVAEEDMTRGMTVGILMVADGDDTVGFAVVIEEEIILPSLSDFPIAVALLMGLFYALNIDYPKDIRYTFEVIQKVLMDIGGGHCTALVHGLRNRLLRKTL, from the exons ATGGGTAACTTCAGACAAAAGCTACGAGAGGCTGGATGCACAGAGCTCAAGATCAACACGCGGCCATCCAGCACGTCTGAGAAAAGAACTCTCAAGAGGGCTAGAAAATCAGAAGTCAACTTCATGCCAGATTTCCcggaaggaaaaacaaaacactcccTTGATGAAGAAAGGACAGCAATGCTCACAGAAATGAAGAAGAGGAAGGTTGATTGGAAGCAAATTCAAGCAATGATGACCAGCACCTTCTCTTTGCGGAGAAAGGAAATTGTTGAGGACGAGCCACTTGTGGCTGATATCAAACAAAGATGGCCAGCACTGTTCTCTGAACGTCAG ATTGAAGCAGAGTTTGCTCGCCTCACCACTGTGGACCTGAAAGGCTGCCTCTTCGCTGGCCTTGACAAGTATCTGCAGAGGTTCATTGATATCTACAGAGCCAAACCTGGTGTGGTGGAGTTGAAGAAACTGTTGACAACACTGGAAAGTGAT TGTTCCAACCAATGGAAAAGGACCATCGTGTTGATGGGGCTCCCCCACTACCTCAAAGAGGTTCCGTCCAACTTTTACAAGAAAGTTCag GCCACAGTTGCTGAGGAGGACATGACAAGAGGAATGACAGTGGGCATCCTGATGGTGGCAGACGGGGATGATACTGTTGGTTTCGCTGTGGTCATCGAGGAAGAAATCATCCTTCCGTCGCTCAGTGATTTTCCAATAGCTGTGGCACTGCTGATGGGTCTGTTCTACGCACTCAACATCGACTATCCCAAAGACATAAGGTACACTTTTGAAGTCATCCAGAAGGTGCTCATGGACATTGGTGGAGGCCATTGCACTGCTTTGGTTCATGGCCTGAGAAACAGACTCTTGAGGAAGACCTTGTAA